The Metabacillus sp. B2-18 genome has a window encoding:
- a CDS encoding ATP-dependent DNA ligase produces MISPMLLEKAIEPINDNTYLTELKLDGIRLIWTKFNDKVRLYTRHNTEVTFRFKELHDLDMPNGTILDGELIVPGDDGKPEFELMMERFQSSKSNHFIQYCVFDIIQYNDQNVTSLPLLERKELLSKVVTPIEHVVLGQFIQGHAVEYFDLVKERDLEGIVIKKADSPYELNKRSKTWIKVINYQYENIYLTALKKGEFGVNLAFEDGSYAGLMEFMPTDERKKLYQTMRKVSETEKYIRIEPIKCQVKYRNLTRSGLLRFPSFHQWL; encoded by the coding sequence ATGATAAGCCCGATGTTACTAGAAAAGGCAATTGAGCCGATTAACGATAATACTTATTTGACAGAATTGAAACTTGATGGGATAAGGCTCATTTGGACTAAATTTAATGATAAGGTTCGTTTATATACACGTCACAATACAGAAGTTACATTTAGATTTAAAGAGCTGCATGATCTAGATATGCCAAACGGTACTATACTCGATGGTGAGCTTATCGTCCCCGGTGATGACGGTAAACCAGAATTTGAGTTAATGATGGAGAGGTTCCAATCCTCTAAAAGTAATCATTTTATTCAGTATTGTGTGTTCGATATCATTCAGTACAATGACCAGAATGTAACGTCCCTTCCTCTTTTAGAAAGAAAAGAATTACTTTCAAAAGTTGTTACACCTATAGAACATGTAGTGTTGGGGCAATTTATTCAAGGGCATGCAGTAGAGTATTTTGATTTAGTAAAAGAAAGAGATTTAGAAGGAATAGTTATTAAGAAGGCGGATAGCCCATATGAACTGAATAAGCGCAGTAAAACATGGATAAAGGTGATTAATTATCAATATGAAAATATCTATCTCACAGCTTTAAAAAAGGGTGAGTTTGGAGTTAACTTGGCATTTGAGGATGGATCTTATGCTGGGCTAATGGAATTCATGCCAACTGACGAAAGAAAGAAACTCTATCAAACAATGAGAAAAGTATCTGAAACTGAAAAATACATTAGGATAGAGCCAATTAAATGCCAGGTGAAATATCGAAATTTAACACGTTCAGGATTATTGCGATTTCCATCTTTTCATCAATGGTTATAA